One genomic window of Gallus gallus isolate bGalGal1 chromosome 34, bGalGal1.mat.broiler.GRCg7b, whole genome shotgun sequence includes the following:
- the PRKAG1 gene encoding 5'-AMP-activated protein kinase subunit gamma-1 isoform X2 translates to MKSHRCYDLIPTSSKLVVFDTSLQVKKAFFALVTNGVRAAPLWDSKKQSFVGMLTITDFINILHRYYKSPMVQIYELEEHKIETWREVYLQDSFKPLVCISPNASLFDAVSSLIRNKIHRLPVIDPDSGNTLYILTHKRILKFLKLFIAEVPKPEFMARTLEELQIGTYSNIAVVSTSTPIYVALGIFVQHRVSALPVVDDSGRVVDIYSKFDVINLAAEKTYNNLDVTVTRALQHRSHYFEGVLKCYKHETLEAIINRLVEAEVHRLVVVDESDVVKGIVSLSDILQALVLPEGSEP, encoded by the exons ATGAAGTCACACCGCTGCTACGACCTCATCCCCACCAGCTCCAAACTCGTCGTCTTCGACACTTCCCttcag GTGAAGAAGGCTTTCTTTGCACTGGTCACCAATGGCGTGCGGGCAGCCCCGCTGTGGgacagcaaaaagcagagctttgtgG GCATGCTGACCATCACTGACTTCATCAACATCCTGCACCGCTACTACAAGTCGCCCATG GTGCAGATCTATGAGCTGGAGGAGCACAAAATCGAGACGTGGAGAG AGGTGTACCTGCAGGACTCCTTCAAGCCGTTGGTCTGCATCTCCCCCAATGCCAG CCTTTTTGATGCCGTCTCCTCCCTGATCCGCAATAAGATCCACCGCCTCCCCGTCATCGACCCCGACTCGGGCAACACTCTCTACATCCTCACCCACAAACGCATCCTCAAGTTCCTCAAACTCTTT attGCAGAGGTCCCAAAGCCTGAGTTTATGGCCCGGACTTTGGAGGAGCTGCAGATCGGTACCTACAGCAACATCGCCGTGGTGAGCACCAGCACTCCCATCtatgtggctctgggcatctTCGTGCAGCACCGCGTCTCCGCTCTGCCCGTGGTCGATGATTCGG GGCGGGTGGTGGATATCTACTCCAAGTTCGACGTTATC AATTTGGCAGCTGAGAAGACCTACAACAACCTGGACGTGACGGTGACGCGGGCGCTGCAGCACCGCTCCCATTACTTTGAGGGCGTCCTCAAATGCTACAAACACGAAACCTTGGAAGCCATCATCAACCGCCTGGTGGAGGCCGAG GTGCACCGTTTGGTGGTGGTGGATGAGAGCGACGTGGTGAAGGGCATCGTCTCCCTCTCGGATATCCTCCAAGCCCTGGTTCTCCCAGAGGGCTCTGAGCCCTGA
- the PRKAG1 gene encoding 5'-AMP-activated protein kinase subunit gamma-1, translating into MEVKKAFFALVTNGVRAAPLWDSKKQSFVGMLTITDFINILHRYYKSPMVQIYELEEHKIETWREVYLQDSFKPLVCISPNASLFDAVSSLIRNKIHRLPVIDPDSGNTLYILTHKRILKFLKLFIAEVPKPEFMARTLEELQIGTYSNIAVVSTSTPIYVALGIFVQHRVSALPVVDDSGRVVDIYSKFDVINLAAEKTYNNLDVTVTRALQHRSHYFEGVLKCYKHETLEAIINRLVEAEVHRLVVVDESDVVKGIVSLSDILQALVLPEGSEP; encoded by the exons ATGGAG GTGAAGAAGGCTTTCTTTGCACTGGTCACCAATGGCGTGCGGGCAGCCCCGCTGTGGgacagcaaaaagcagagctttgtgG GCATGCTGACCATCACTGACTTCATCAACATCCTGCACCGCTACTACAAGTCGCCCATG GTGCAGATCTATGAGCTGGAGGAGCACAAAATCGAGACGTGGAGAG AGGTGTACCTGCAGGACTCCTTCAAGCCGTTGGTCTGCATCTCCCCCAATGCCAG CCTTTTTGATGCCGTCTCCTCCCTGATCCGCAATAAGATCCACCGCCTCCCCGTCATCGACCCCGACTCGGGCAACACTCTCTACATCCTCACCCACAAACGCATCCTCAAGTTCCTCAAACTCTTT attGCAGAGGTCCCAAAGCCTGAGTTTATGGCCCGGACTTTGGAGGAGCTGCAGATCGGTACCTACAGCAACATCGCCGTGGTGAGCACCAGCACTCCCATCtatgtggctctgggcatctTCGTGCAGCACCGCGTCTCCGCTCTGCCCGTGGTCGATGATTCGG GGCGGGTGGTGGATATCTACTCCAAGTTCGACGTTATC AATTTGGCAGCTGAGAAGACCTACAACAACCTGGACGTGACGGTGACGCGGGCGCTGCAGCACCGCTCCCATTACTTTGAGGGCGTCCTCAAATGCTACAAACACGAAACCTTGGAAGCCATCATCAACCGCCTGGTGGAGGCCGAG GTGCACCGTTTGGTGGTGGTGGATGAGAGCGACGTGGTGAAGGGCATCGTCTCCCTCTCGGATATCCTCCAAGCCCTGGTTCTCCCAGAGGGCTCTGAGCCCTGA
- the PRKAG1 gene encoding 5'-AMP-activated protein kinase subunit gamma-1 isoform X1: MEEPGPGPAAESPAERSAPGAEGEPLRGAYTAFMKSHRCYDLIPTSSKLVVFDTSLQVKKAFFALVTNGVRAAPLWDSKKQSFVGMLTITDFINILHRYYKSPMVQIYELEEHKIETWREVYLQDSFKPLVCISPNASLFDAVSSLIRNKIHRLPVIDPDSGNTLYILTHKRILKFLKLFIAEVPKPEFMARTLEELQIGTYSNIAVVSTSTPIYVALGIFVQHRVSALPVVDDSGRVVDIYSKFDVINLAAEKTYNNLDVTVTRALQHRSHYFEGVLKCYKHETLEAIINRLVEAEVHRLVVVDESDVVKGIVSLSDILQALVLPEGSEP; this comes from the exons ATGGAG GAGCCCGGCCCCGGTCCGGCCGCGGAGAGCCCGGCGGAGCGCAGCGCCCCGGGAGCGGAAG gggAGCCCCTCCGTGGCGCCTACACCGCCTTCATGAAGTCACACCGCTGCTACGACCTCATCCCCACCAGCTCCAAACTCGTCGTCTTCGACACTTCCCttcag GTGAAGAAGGCTTTCTTTGCACTGGTCACCAATGGCGTGCGGGCAGCCCCGCTGTGGgacagcaaaaagcagagctttgtgG GCATGCTGACCATCACTGACTTCATCAACATCCTGCACCGCTACTACAAGTCGCCCATG GTGCAGATCTATGAGCTGGAGGAGCACAAAATCGAGACGTGGAGAG AGGTGTACCTGCAGGACTCCTTCAAGCCGTTGGTCTGCATCTCCCCCAATGCCAG CCTTTTTGATGCCGTCTCCTCCCTGATCCGCAATAAGATCCACCGCCTCCCCGTCATCGACCCCGACTCGGGCAACACTCTCTACATCCTCACCCACAAACGCATCCTCAAGTTCCTCAAACTCTTT attGCAGAGGTCCCAAAGCCTGAGTTTATGGCCCGGACTTTGGAGGAGCTGCAGATCGGTACCTACAGCAACATCGCCGTGGTGAGCACCAGCACTCCCATCtatgtggctctgggcatctTCGTGCAGCACCGCGTCTCCGCTCTGCCCGTGGTCGATGATTCGG GGCGGGTGGTGGATATCTACTCCAAGTTCGACGTTATC AATTTGGCAGCTGAGAAGACCTACAACAACCTGGACGTGACGGTGACGCGGGCGCTGCAGCACCGCTCCCATTACTTTGAGGGCGTCCTCAAATGCTACAAACACGAAACCTTGGAAGCCATCATCAACCGCCTGGTGGAGGCCGAG GTGCACCGTTTGGTGGTGGTGGATGAGAGCGACGTGGTGAAGGGCATCGTCTCCCTCTCGGATATCCTCCAAGCCCTGGTTCTCCCAGAGGGCTCTGAGCCCTGA